AGCAGCAAACGAAAGGGGTTGAAACTTAGCATTTTACAATCTACGGTGGTTACCATATTAATAATATCCATATTCTATGTCgatatttttagcattttatttattaattttctatAAATTTTAAGACATGTAGCATAAAAATTATGCACAATCTTAACGCGTCAACTATCTTTTTACTGTATTATATGCCTCTACAATTATATTATACTCTAATGTAAATGCAATCATGATGTTTCGATGCAAGATGCACTAAGCTTCTAATACCTACAATAAAGTGACTAAAACAATGAAATCAAAACACCATCGTCGCCTTGGTGGTTCTCGGAAGACACGAGCTAGATCGTTCAAGTTCATCGCTCTCGCAGAGGTTACGCAACGCGTGCACTTCGAAAAATCCACGCGACACCATGCATTAGGCGTGGGTGAGATTGACCTTGCACCCACACTTTCTATGCCGGATATTCCTCACTAAATAATACACAATAAGATCAGCTTATTACGAATTAATTGACTGGTTGTTACAATATTATCTACCTACTTACACGCGCTTTTGAGAAAATCACTGAGTTAATTAATTACCAATCACTTATTATGGAAGGCTGTACTGAGTGAGGGCTTTACCATTGATCACACGATATATGCTTAGCTATTATATTGTTAACCGAAAATTTTCTGAGTAGGTAAGGCCATTGTCGCTTTTCTTCGGAAATTTAATCTGGAATCTGACATCAAAAGCCATTAAAGGGCgcattaaaataatatgttatcTTAGAGTACGGTTATGTTGCATCAGACCGGGTATGTGAGTAACTAGATCCCATTTTACTGGAACGTGGTAGAGCATTGCAACACTGGCTGCTTCGTGGTCAACGATCCGATGCAGCGGCTCGCTCGCGTGCTTTTCGGGCTTAACAGAAACCGCACTAACCTCATACTCATCTATAATTGATTCGACTTTTGttgaaaatttaattaattgacaGTTCATCGTGGATTTGAAATTACTAAATATATAAACTAAAGTTTATAGTGGTTTttattcttctttttttttcacaggTAGTACTCGCTGTGGCAGGGCTCGCATCAGCCGATATTGGCCTTGGCTACAATTATAGCCCGCCCAAAATACAGACATCATATGGCACACCATCATACACCATTACGAGCGGCAACGGTGGCTTTAACACTGGCTACACAGGTCAAAACACGGGCTCTGTTTACAAAGGACAGAGTTTAAGTTCCGCATCGAACGTGTACCAAACCTCTGCAGGTTTACAGAATGGATACCCAAGCCAAGTTCAAGCCGCCGGTACTGGATATCAAGGAAACGTCTATCAATCAGGCACAGGTTACCAAACTGGTACCGGATATAATTCTGGAGGAAACTATGCTGGGGCAGATTCTACTGGAAACCAGTATCAAACTAGTGGATCATTTGGAACCAGTGGGTCGCTCCAAGGTGTTCAGGGCCTCAATCAGTACCAATCGTCAAATCAATACCATGCTAACTCAGCAAATTACCAACAATACTATAGTCAACTGCAACATCAAGCACCTCAAATCTTCAAACACTTCTATGTTCACGCCGCCCCTGAAGAAACAGAGTTACCGAGACCCCGTCAGCCAGTGGTCCTGCCTGCACCTCAAAAACATTACAAGATCATCTTCATCAAGACGCCAGCCCCTGTTGTCGGGTCTACACAATTTGTACCCGTGCAACAACAAAACGAAGAGAAAACGATTGTATACGTTCTAGTTAAAAAACCAGAGGTAGCTGAGGACATTGTCGTCCCGAAAATTGAACAGAAGCCACCATCCAAACCCGAGGTATTCTTCATCAAATATAAGGGCAAAGAAGACAGCCAGCATGTAATCAACAACATCGTTAATGAATATAACAGTGGAAAAGAGTCTGTCAATGTCGGGGGTGCGTTCCACTCTAGCGGTACTCTAGATTCGATCGCAGATGTCAAATACGTACCGCAATCCGTGGTATCATCTGGATCTCAGTATGAAACCAGCAGTGGATCTGTGGGGAATTCAGGATCCTTCGAGAGTGGCTCATCAGGTTCCCGCTATCAAACACAATCCCTTGGAACTAGCTCCGTGGGCTACCCATCATCTACTGCGGGTTACCAAGGATCGACTGTAGCCCCGATCCAGATCGGTTCTGGTACCGGAGGGTACGACAACAACAGCGGGTTCTCGTCCACAGTATCCTCTACGGGCGGCCAGAACGTGATTTCTTCTCACCAGGGTATTCCTCATGAATCTTATGGGACGCCGAAATTTAGCAACAATtaacaaactaaataaaccatgaaaattatattacctacaatttatggatttttatttttaacttaagtAATTTACCATTAGATCCATACTTAGGTACGAGTAAGGTGCCAATtattaaaaaagtaaatatgtgCTGAACCTTACTCTAAATagtaacggcgttattcataaacgtctgctaagttaatcagctgatgatcgtcgtttgtccctctctacggcataacgacagatagggacaaacgattgatcatcaactgattaagttagcagccgtttatgaataacgccataagtatGTAGACTCTCCTTTATTAGCACATCCTCATTTAAAATCCTAGTGTTCTCTCAAACAGTATACAATAATGTACATGGGTGAATTATTATAATGACGACAACAGGGATTACATTTAGGAATGCCAGATGATTATTTATCATTGTATTTTCGGAACCAATCGATTCGGATTGCAATTGGAGTTGGCACATTATTGGTATTTTAATAGCGGGACCATTCGCATAGCTTCATGACGTTATCTTGATTGATTGAGCGCGCTTTCAGCTGGCGTCCCAGAATATCGGCTCGAGTACTTCATTTGGCCGGTAATGCGGCGGGTCCGATGGGATTTCATTCATGATGTGCATTGTTTATGAATGGAATGTCTCTATTTCGGTGCAGTGACGCGTGATAGTTTAATGTTGGGTATTAGCAAGGCTCGTTGCGGGTGGGATATTCGCGGATGCACTTTCCTCTGGAGGGCGGAGGGGGGAGGCGACTGGCGCCAGTCAATGGCGGATCAATTCGGGCTCTCGTTGTCGTCTGGGAACGCCACCACATTAAACAAATTACCCTAACGAGCATTTCAGAGCCTTCTGGTTAAattcttgtaggtacttaacGCCGGATAGCTCATTTAAATggtaagtataggtatataagtatTAACTAGTGTCCGACTGAATTGTCGGTTTCGGTACGTTTtggtataaaaaatatgtttcggcGCCAAAGGTTCGGTTTCGTTTCGGCCAAATAACTTCAGAATTTCGGCCGCTTACGCTTACTATTGAACTAGCGAAAGCGAAGATCTTCGTTTTTTTgtcaacccgtgcgaagctggggcgggtcgctagttgtcaataaattaataattaatatgtcTAGTCTAGACAAAAAGGCTCACTGACATTTTTGTTCAATGATTTCAACATGTCTTTAAAAGTTTCGATATCGGCCGAAATtgaatcaaaatcaaaaccgaATTGCATCCAGATTGCATCATTCCACtcacccggggttaaccggttaaacctagcgttatggttaccagtacaatttgacactaggtttgCGGTTTAACCGCTGAAAATATAGATACCTACGGAAAACAAAGTGCCAATAATATGTAACAACCTTAATATATAGACAATAAGgccgtgtatacatattttaaggAATTATTTCGTATCGATGTTTTTAGACGTCACAGGCGTAGGTTAATTTGTCTTGGTTAGTATATAATATAGtgtagtatatattatatactacacttaagtacttactttgcatcatcccactaacccggggttaaggcgttaaaccgttaacccagtgtcaaattgttctggtaaccatggtaactccaggtttcgGGCTGGGTTGAACCGTTTCACTTGACTCACTCTAAAGGAGGGTTATGACTTATGttacttttcaccacaccaactggtacaggctctcttgattgttgaAAAACAAGTGAAAAACGGATAgcaaaagttgcattttatgattccgtttttcgaaccactcgctacgctcgtggtttaattttggaatctttcgcttggccggttatcaatattataagcacgagcggttaaagaacaattttgcccccttgtaaaacaaataactatactgggtcaaccaaatcttgtcagtaaataggaacaaaacaaaactatactcatccttttcttttgggtgctagtactagtgttagacaaagatagtatgattctctctgtctatgtttgaaatcaaacagacctttgacacactatattacTGTTTGgttgtttttaaataggtagagtcagaccaagaaaagtctgcagcggatttgacagccctcgcagtgccagtgttattttaaacgtcaaacttctatgaaatgatgacgtgtaaataacacttgcactgcgtgggctatcaaatccgctgcagacttttcttggtctgactctagtacctacctaacttaaGAGGTCAAATCTTCTTGTCAAGTTCATTAAATTTTTACATTTCTGTCAAAATGACTTTTATTGGTTGGGTAGAGTCTTGgtagtgtttttattttgtatgtaaatgagaaatgttgaaaaaaaaacaataaattataggTTTAAAAATTGCCAATAAAAATAGcatatcataaaatataatatcacaatatttttataaccCTATGTAATTTAAATTCTAAAATGACTCTAAATCTGAAAACATGGTATTTCAGTGTAGTTTTACTCTGTTTAATAGACGGCTTACATGGATTAAGATTTGAGCAACTCGTGAGGTTCACCTGCGAAATTTGTGCCCCGGAACCGGACGAGTGCTGCGTTGGCACCGTTATTCACAAGGATGTGATCCTTACCACCTCGTATTGCGCTACGTCCTGCCAGTCCATACACAAGTATGCGAGAAGCATTCATATCATTAGAACGTATAAACAGCCCAGAATGGAAACTAAATCACGACATGACATCGCATTGGCGATTGTCAATATTGATTGGAAATTAAGATGGACGGCACAACTCAGCTCTGTGGATACTCTCTCAGCTATAGGACTAAAGGCTTTTTATCCTTTCATGGATGATGGCAATACTCGAATGCGCGAGATGGTCGTCGATACGTGTGGTAAACCAGGGCAACACGTTTACGGACATCACGTATGTGGTGCTAAACCATACAGCAATTCAACAACGGCGAAGAAATGCTTTCAAAGGCAAGGTGTTCCACTAATTTTGAACGGTAAAGTAATGGCCATTACCGCGGCGACCAATAATAAGCTATGCAACGACGAACAAATCGTTTTCAATACTATAGACTCGGAACTTTCCTGGATCAACTCTACAATTACGGAGCTATATCCAGATGATCGAATGAATGAAATAGAACCGCAACCGGTTCGGAGTTTAAATGAAGCAGAAACATCTCCAACGACAATGTCTACAACACCTACAACAACTACAACACCTACAACTGAAGAATCCACTACACAAGAACCTTTAACTGTTACACCTACCAGGACATTAGAATCTACAGAAACTATACCGCCAAATGAAGGATACAATGAATACAATGTAACTGAAGAAATCGTCCCAGAGCCTCCGCTTGAGGTCGCCGGTCTCAGTCAGACAGAGCCGGCTCTCTCTATTTTCAGCACACAAACTGACGCCATGGAGTGGTTTAACCAAAAAGTAAGAAGTAAACTGAAGTCAGGTAATCACTCGTATTTTGTCCTCACAACGGTTAAGCCAGTTTACCCTAAAACTCCTTTTGTTGATTTAACTCTTTAAACAAATAGGGAAATACATAGTTAACTGAATGTTAAATGAGAAATACaattttctaatatttaagAGTAAGTAGATGTCAAGTTTTGTTAATAGGCAGTAGACAGGCGTCTAACTAGGTTCACTTCTTTAATGTTTGGTGTTAGTGAGtgattgatttttttaattaatataattgtaATTATGATTTGTGATGTACCGTGGATTTTGGGTTGGTTTACAAGTGTACTGTagattctgaaataaattaaacctacctacctacttacttacctgagaaaaaaaacatgtttcattCTTAACCTTAACATTACGATGTTATTCTTAAGCGGAGGCGTAAAGCATCAGGTGAGCAAATTTTGTCCCTCATATGACGCCGACGTCGCCTGTTTTTATGCAAAATGTGGGCCGCCCCCCTGGAGAAATGTCGTGGAATATGGGATAGGGCCCATTGGAATTTGCAAACCGGTTTGGCCAAATCGAATTAACTTCTATAGTTTTTAAGTATCATTAGTTCAAACCGCACCGTGTATGGCGTGTAGTCACTAAAGTCACTTGGTTTTGAGTCGACCAAATCGATTTGTCAATTTTACGGTTTGTTCGATCCTTGTCCATCCTAACGTCCCTACGTTAGGATGGACAATCAGAACTTAAAATTTTTTGGTTAATCCTATTCCATTATCGTTGTGAAAAGGAGATTTAAAAGCGAATGGTacctacaagtttttttttaatggtccgTAATGTCTGGAAAACCAGTTTGTTTGTCAGTAAAACATGGCGAGAAACCTAAGTCGCGCCTAGAATTTCTATACAgacaattatacgaaaaagcaCATCTTTTACACGACAACAAAAACTTTGACTCAAAATAATTCTTAGAAACAtttgtacctaataatttaGTTGCGTTGCGCGGTAGATCACAATTTCATTCATTGCTAAAGCTAAAACGGGAAAGCAGTATAACAGTAAGCAAGAAAGAGCGTGAGGTCTCGTgcggttctgtcagttatcggcGCGAATTCGTACATTTCCGTAAGCCGCGCGCAAAGCGACGCGGCGCGAAACCGCCAAACTGAACCGAAGTTTACCGCCAAGTCGATCTCTTTAATTAAGCCCATGCGAAAGTGAACCTTAAAACTCATGtaataagtttcattttacTTTACCTGTTCGTACCAAGTTTTGACTTAACTCTATGAGAGTTAGACTCGACTCAATAATGGCGGCAATGTGCAtggcaacatttttcttagGGGTTTGGAATTGATTCGCGTTAGTACAATACAAACATCTCTTTCCTCAATATGTCAAACGAAAGTGACGCAGCAACAAATCGAAAAGTCGACTTATGGTACACTCACGTCGGTTTAGTCGACTTCAGGCCTAACTCGGTTTGAACCGGTTTGTGAAGTCGAACCGTAACATCGCTAGGGCCCAATACCTACATTCCAATCCCCCTTCACTCCACACTcgttcgcgccgcgattcgcgcacgagtgtggagggtgctccatacttactttactctttgggggctccacgactcttctctttcccaaCAGACTCTACCACAACACTATTATACgcagattagactctcgcgcgagccacgagacgagccgcaagccgcgccacgagacgcgagtccaccgcttacactcgcgttcggcttgtcattcggttataaaccttatgccgtgccgttagtgtttaaattatattagctcgacgagcttgcgagccacgagacgagccgcgagcccaccgcttacactcgcgtctcgtggcgggCATGTTTACAGCCCCCTCCATACTCGTGCGCGAAtagcggcgcgaagccgcgaacgcgagtgtggagtcgattttcgcAGACAGCGAAATCGACCCAAACTCGCAttcgcggcttcgcccgcgtttcacgcacatagtctggagggggccatgaatctagtataactggattgggcatgagtggtggggataactgacagaatgggatagtcttatgtatctttcagtaggagtagcagcgaaagcgctattattgtttgtccttgtcacagtctcacatcttgttttattccccaccgtaaattgaccaccgtgattggtcgaattcatttgttgcccaccataacaaataaattcgaccaatcatagcggcgcagtgcgacgctatgattggtcgaatttatatgttttgtccctcacggaggcacgcgtagaccacttctataggatgctaccttctatgggaGGGGGCTTACCAAGCAGAAATGTACTGCAAACagtgcaaacattaagaaacataagatgacatgacattacgagatacgagttttttatagtaactgccaacaagcgttcacaattaatttaaaaagcTTGTGTGGTGTTTaatacattgcgggccgaattattttgtatggctataattttaattgtatttctaagcaaaatctatctcaatatacttctaaagttgtttttttctcgctctcacttatgggtgaggCGCACCGTAGTCATGTGTTATGACTTTAACAGTACAGTGTAGTCTAAAGGCCCGTTCAAACGGGACAATTTTTCACCCAATCTGATTTTTTGTGTGATCCAGCCATACTcgtaagtgtgttccgcggaaccctagggttccgcgacacccctgcaggggttccgcaagaatttagaacactatgctttagtcgcctcgaaaaattttactatgccgccaccgtattgtagggttccatcaagtatttagctttccaaaagggttccgtcaaaaaaaatattgagaaccgctggtttGATCAGAGCCTCTGATCAAATCaggtggtgtggacgcaaaaaattaacgggttgcactccgggagtgccggcagaagtgaaaactcaatggcattgtaacagtttttcgatcagggtCTCAGGTCAGGTGCGACAAGTCACGTGTCGCAACTGTCgcaagtttaacattttttccccacaaaaagtgcacagcgccgctaaagaagttttcacttcaaaaataaattgACTCGCCGATCCATAGAGTAaagtatatatacttggtcaaccagatcttgacagtagaaaaaggcggcaaatttgaaaaatgtagacgcgaagggatatcgtctcatagaaaatttgaatttcgcgcctttttttactgacaagatttggttgaccagctataattatagtgtgtcaaaggtctgtttgatttcaaatatagacagagagaatcatactatctttgtcttactactagcacccaaaaaaaaaaggttgagtatagttttttgttcctatttactgacaagatttggttgacccagtatattcgATTATTATATACTTTGAGTAAAGTGCACCGATCCCActtgtttcgcggtaggccctcaaagttgagtttttgaacgttttctgaAACTGTCAGTGTCAACTTGTTGTCAAAGTAATACCACTGATTGAGTAAATTGTTTCTCAATAGTTCTCAGTTTTCTTTCTGTAAGTAGCTACTGCATTAGATTATACAATAGGTAGTCGGTAgctaaaaacaataatttattcaaagtagctataaaatttatttactgTTTAGTGTTCCACTTTGTGTTTATTGTTTCAAGATAAAGATGTCAATGTCATCAGCTGTTGATGTTTGAAAATAGCTAATCTTTACGTGACGATTGCAAGATTATAGACTGATTGTCAATTTACAACAAAAGCTAGGCTTTGTCCAAAGCTAAATACCATTATGAGTACATCGGCGGGCGGTGCATATAACTTTAAAGTCGTGTTGTTGGGCGAGGGATGCGTCGGCAAAACGTCACTTCTGTTGCGTTACATCGAGGACAAATTCAACGACAAACATCTTACTACGCTTCAGGTACAAGTTTAATTACCTTTTTATTACTTTGATGTTTTTGCCCTTATGACAAAGCATATCAGAGCTGCATATACTATTttgttaattatattaattctTGAATTACTTTCTAGGCTACTTTCCttaacaagaaaataaatataaacggTAAGCGCATCAACCTCTCTATATGGGACACCGCTGGTCAGGAAAAGTTCCATGCTCTTGGGCCAATATATTACCGAAATTCTAATGGTGCAATCCTAGTTTATGACATCACTGATGAAGATTCTTTCATAAAGGTAATTTTACTGTCTGAAAACATGAATAATTTTGTGTTGTATGAATTTTGTTAGATGATTGTATGATGATTGGATCATATAATGTCAGCAAGCAACTTTTTACAGTGATATTTGGGTGTCTCTAGATGTCTTACTCTACATGCATAAGTTTAATATTTGCCTGCGATGGCTGTACTCTGCACCTCTAGATCATAGCATATCAAATAACAATGTATATTAATTACaggttaaaaattgggtaaaagAGCTAAAGAAAATGCTTGGTCCGGACATTGTTTTATTGATAGCTGGCAATAAAATTGACTTGGAGCATGAGAGAACAGTGCCTCTTGAAGAAGCAGAAAGGTAAAATGTTCTAGAATTATTACTTGCATAGTTTTGCAGTAATGTGATTAAATTGCATCAattaatttgataattttaatttgtctaATTACCTAAAAATGCAGTTACTAATGAATCTAACGAATAATGATGCTTTATTCTGTTTTAGTTATGCAGCAATGGTTGGTGCCAAACACTTCTACACATCTGCAAAATTAAATCAATGTGTAGAGGATCTTTTTTTGGAGCTGACGCGTGAAATGGTTGAAAAACTTGAACAAAACTCCCAGCGGGAAGAAAACCGATCTTCTCGGGTCCTAGTGGTTGACGATGAGGCTCCTGCTCAATCCTCTTGTTGTTCCGGCTCCAGAAGCAATTAACCATCTTTCATCACTTGTGGACAATAACTTAACGTCTCAGCTTGTTTTTAGTATAAAGAtgattacctatattattattaaacttaaccttttcaatgcaATATGATAACAAACATCTCTATGTTTGAAGACACTAAACTCATCATTCATATGTAGATAGTCATTGATAAGACTTTGAACAGTTAATATGTGTAAGTAATAttgggatttaattttaaagtaaatcaAAGTAGATTTAAATCTACTttattgacatttatttaattgactttttaatttttattctttAAAACTAAATGAAATGAGCAACACGAGTTAGCATTTACAAAGCATTAAA
This genomic window from Cydia amplana chromosome Z, ilCydAmpl1.1, whole genome shotgun sequence contains:
- the LOC134661478 gene encoding uncharacterized protein LOC134661478, producing the protein MKTFVVVLAVAGLASADIGLGYNYSPPKIQTSYGTPSYTITSGNGGFNTGYTGQNTGSVYKGQSLSSASNVYQTSAGLQNGYPSQVQAAGTGYQGNVYQSGTGYQTGTGYNSGGNYAGADSTGNQYQTSGSFGTSGSLQGVQGLNQYQSSNQYHANSANYQQYYSQLQHQAPQIFKHFYVHAAPEETELPRPRQPVVLPAPQKHYKIIFIKTPAPVVGSTQFVPVQQQNEEKTIVYVLVKKPEVAEDIVVPKIEQKPPSKPEVFFIKYKGKEDSQHVINNIVNEYNSGKESVNVGGAFHSSGTLDSIADVKYVPQSVVSSGSQYETSSGSVGNSGSFESGSSGSRYQTQSLGTSSVGYPSSTAGYQGSTVAPIQIGSGTGGYDNNSGFSSTVSSTGGQNVISSHQGIPHESYGTPKFSNN
- the LOC134661756 gene encoding ras-related protein Rab-21, whose product is MSTSAGGAYNFKVVLLGEGCVGKTSLLLRYIEDKFNDKHLTTLQATFLNKKININGKRINLSIWDTAGQEKFHALGPIYYRNSNGAILVYDITDEDSFIKVKNWVKELKKMLGPDIVLLIAGNKIDLEHERTVPLEEAESYAAMVGAKHFYTSAKLNQCVEDLFLELTREMVEKLEQNSQREENRSSRVLVVDDEAPAQSSCCSGSRSN